Genomic segment of Aureibacillus halotolerans:
GAGGTTACAATATTGTAAATGACACTTGCATGGGCAAGCTGCTGTGCAGGATGGTTTGAGAGCATTTGTGTCCATTCTGAAAACCATGGCAGTAGCGGATAAAACAATAGTGTCCCGAGAAGATTGACGGCAAGGTGGCTTAGAGCGACATAAAAGGCTGCCTTGCCTGCACCAATCGAGGCCAAAAAGGCCGTCGCGCACGTGCCGACATTGGAGCCAAGCATAAAGGCAAGAGCGAGCGTCATTAGCAAGGCATTCTGCTCAAGCATCGTCATCACAATGGCGAGAGCGCCAGAACTAGATTGAATAATAATGGTAAAAAGATTGCCTACTAAAAAACTTTGCCACTCGGTCGCGTTCGTCGTCTCAAGCACCCGGTTCACAAAACCAATCATCGCTCCTGATAAGCTTTCAAAGCCATGCATGGCGATGAGCATACAGCCTAAGCCAAATGTAAGCGTTCCGGCGAACATCCATTTTTTCTTTCCCGTGAACAAACATAAGGCACCGATGATAACAAGAGGAATGGCGATAACGTCAATATGAAACGCTAGAATTTCCAATGTAAGCGTCGTACCAATATTGGCTCCAAGGACAATGCCGACAGCACTTGTGAAACGGAGCTGTTTTGCGGCAACGAGAGCGACCGTCATAATAAGCACAGCAGAGCTGCTTTGCAATATGGCCGATGCTGCCGTGCCGATGAGCAAGCTTTTCCAAGGCTGACTCGTTGCGGCTTCGATCCAAACATTTGCTCGTTCCTTCCCAAGATACAGAAGGCCTGTCCTCATAAGCGTCATGCCAAACAAAAATATGCTGATATACACAGCAAAAGTGATGAGTAGAGGATTCATAGGTCGGTCTCCCTTGTCCATGACAACGTTAAACTGTTTGATGTCGCTTCGTTAATCTAGCGAAATAAGTCAGTGATGTTCCAACCTATGCAATTTTTTGCTTGGAAAGACCTAAAAAGACTACGGATTTATTGACCCTTAAGGTTGCTTGTTATATAATCTTGGGAGATACAAGTCACGCATGCATTTTGCAAGCTGACTTTTCGGAGGGAGGGATAAGCATGTCAAACGGAACTCGAGTGAAATCAAATGAAAGTTTAGAAGACGCTCTCCGCCGTTTCAAAAAGACCGTTTCAAAAAGTGGAACGATGGCAGAATTTCGTAAGCGTGAATTCTACGATAAGCCAAGTGTTAAACGTAAGAAAAAATCTGAAGCGGCCAGAAAGCGCAAATTCTAGGGGAGTGTGACTCCATGAATTTATTGGAGCGTCTGAATCAAGATATGAAAGAAGCAATGAAGGCGCGAGACAAAGACAGATTGACTGTGATCCGCATGCTAAAGGCATCTTATCAAAATGAAGCCATAAAGCTTGGAAAACAGGAACTGTCGGAGGAAGAAGCCTTGAATATTCTTTCCCGTGAAGCAAAGCAACGTAAGGAATCCCTCCGTGAATTTGACGCAGCGGGGCGCAGTGATCTATCTGAGCAAGTTGCAAAGGGATTGGACATCGTCACGATGTATATGCCTGAGCAGCTTTCAGAAGAAAGCTTGCGCACATTGATTCAGGAAACTATAACAGACGTGGGAGCTACCTCCCCAGCTGATATGGGTAAAGTCATGGGAGCCGTTTTGCCGAAAGTAAAAGGCAAAGCAGATGGCACTCTCGTTCGGACGATAGTACAAGATGAATTATCGTAATCAAAGCACCTTGTGAAAACAAGGTGCTTTTTTTGGAAAGAAAGCACGAGGCAAAAAAGATTGAATAATTACATAGGTTTTCGTTCACTTTAGTTGCTCCTAACAAAATGAATATGTGGAAAACCCTTATTCTCTTTGAAAGTATGGTGAGGTTGTTTCGGCATTGAGTGATAGGAGAACGTTTGTCAACCACTGCAAACGGATGAAACCTTTTTACCTGACATACGTATAAAAGGTATGTCATTTGCATTAAAACATATAGATACGAACTAAAGGAGGTAAGGTTGAAATGATGGAAATGATTGAAAACGTCGGACCATGGTTTTTATTCGCGCTCATTGTTATTGTCGTCGTCGTCTTTTTCACACTTGTCCCAGTGACGTTGTGGATCTCTGCGATTGCTGCAGGCGTCCGCATTAGCATTTTCACACTGATTGGAATGAGGTTACGCCGAGTCATCCCTCGTCGCGTCGTCAACCCACTTATTAAAGCGTCTAAAGCAGGTATTGATGTGAATACCAACCAGCTAGAGAGTCATTACCTAGCAGGAGGAAACGTTGACCGTGTTGTCAATGCGTTAATTGCTGCCCAACGAGCAAACATAGAGTTAAGCTTTGAGCGATGTGCAGCCATTGACCTTGCAGGAAGAGATGTGCTTGAAGCCGTACAGATGAGTGTT
This window contains:
- the rpsU gene encoding 30S ribosomal protein S21, with translation MSNGTRVKSNESLEDALRRFKKTVSKSGTMAEFRKREFYDKPSVKRKKKSEAARKRKF
- a CDS encoding GatB/YqeY domain-containing protein, which produces MNLLERLNQDMKEAMKARDKDRLTVIRMLKASYQNEAIKLGKQELSEEEALNILSREAKQRKESLREFDAAGRSDLSEQVAKGLDIVTMYMPEQLSEESLRTLIQETITDVGATSPADMGKVMGAVLPKVKGKADGTLVRTIVQDELS
- a CDS encoding Na/Pi symporter encodes the protein MNPLLITFAVYISIFLFGMTLMRTGLLYLGKERANVWIEAATSQPWKSLLIGTAASAILQSSSAVLIMTVALVAAKQLRFTSAVGIVLGANIGTTLTLEILAFHIDVIAIPLVIIGALCLFTGKKKWMFAGTLTFGLGCMLIAMHGFESLSGAMIGFVNRVLETTNATEWQSFLVGNLFTIIIQSSSGALAIVMTMLEQNALLMTLALAFMLGSNVGTCATAFLASIGAGKAAFYVALSHLAVNLLGTLLFYPLLPWFSEWTQMLSNHPAQQLAHASVIYNIVTSVVCLPLLLPLAKRIEKAL